A section of the Anabaena cylindrica PCC 7122 genome encodes:
- the gndA gene encoding NADP-dependent phosphogluconate dehydrogenase, which translates to MTLQSFGVIGLAVMGENIALNVERNGFPIAVYNRSREKTDAFMAQRAGGRNVVAAFTLEEFVAALERPRKILVMVQAGKPVDAVIQQLKPLLQEGDIIIDGGNSWFEDTERRTQELEPTGLRYLGMGVSGGEEGALNGPSLMPGGTKSSYEYLSPIFNKIAAQVDDGPCVTYIGPGGSGHYVKMVHNGIEYGDMQLIAEAYDLLKNVAGLNPTQLHEVFTQWNTTDELNSFLIEITANIFPYVDPETKKPLVDLIVDAAGQKGTGRWTVQTALELGVAIPTITAAVNARILSSIRDERIAASKQLTGPTAKYTGDIKAFVNMVRDALYCSKICSYAQGMALLSTASKTYNWDLNLGEMARIWKGGCIIRAGFLNKIKKAFDENPALPNLLLAPEFKQTILDRQNAWREVIITAAKLGIPVPAFSASLDYFDSYRRDRLPQNLTQAQRDYFGAHTYLRTDKSGSFHTEWVPIAEAKK; encoded by the coding sequence ATGACCCTACAAAGCTTTGGTGTGATTGGATTAGCCGTTATGGGCGAGAACATTGCTCTCAACGTTGAGCGTAATGGCTTCCCAATTGCAGTTTACAACCGCTCTCGTGAAAAAACCGATGCTTTCATGGCGCAGCGTGCAGGAGGACGGAACGTTGTTGCCGCCTTCACCTTGGAAGAATTTGTTGCTGCACTAGAACGTCCCCGTAAAATTTTGGTGATGGTACAAGCTGGTAAGCCTGTTGATGCAGTAATTCAACAGCTTAAGCCCTTGCTACAAGAAGGTGATATCATTATCGACGGTGGGAACTCTTGGTTTGAAGATACTGAAAGACGCACTCAGGAATTAGAACCTACTGGATTACGCTATCTTGGTATGGGTGTCAGTGGTGGTGAAGAAGGTGCGCTGAATGGACCTTCGCTGATGCCTGGTGGTACAAAAAGTTCCTATGAGTACTTGTCCCCCATTTTCAACAAGATCGCTGCTCAAGTCGATGACGGCCCTTGCGTTACCTATATTGGACCTGGTGGATCTGGTCACTATGTAAAAATGGTACACAACGGTATTGAGTACGGTGATATGCAGTTAATTGCAGAAGCCTACGATTTGCTGAAAAATGTGGCTGGACTTAACCCTACTCAGCTACATGAAGTGTTTACCCAATGGAATACAACTGATGAACTCAATTCATTTTTGATTGAGATTACAGCTAATATTTTCCCCTACGTTGATCCAGAAACCAAGAAACCCCTAGTTGATTTGATTGTTGACGCTGCCGGTCAAAAGGGAACTGGACGTTGGACTGTACAAACTGCTTTAGAATTGGGCGTTGCGATTCCAACAATTACCGCTGCTGTAAATGCTCGGATTCTCTCTTCAATCAGAGATGAGCGGATTGCTGCTTCTAAGCAACTGACTGGCCCTACTGCTAAGTATACCGGAGATATCAAGGCTTTTGTGAACATGGTGCGTGATGCACTCTATTGTTCCAAAATCTGTTCTTATGCTCAAGGGATGGCTCTGTTATCTACAGCTTCCAAAACTTACAATTGGGATTTGAATCTGGGTGAAATGGCTCGGATTTGGAAGGGTGGTTGTATTATTCGCGCTGGTTTCTTGAATAAGATTAAGAAGGCTTTTGACGAAAATCCAGCTTTGCCAAACTTGCTATTAGCACCTGAATTTAAGCAAACAATTCTGGATAGACAAAATGCTTGGCGGGAAGTAATTATTACTGCTGCTAAGTTGGGTATTCCTGTTCCAGCTTTTAGTGCTTCTCTAGATTACTTCGATAGTTACCGCCGCGATCGCTTGCCTCAAAACTTGACTCAAGCACAACGCGACTATTTCGGCGCTCATACTTATCTCCGTACTGATAAGTCTGGCAGTTTCCACACTGAATGGGTTCCCATTGCTGAAGCTAAGAAGTAA
- the pgsA gene encoding CDP-diacylglycerol--glycerol-3-phosphate 3-phosphatidyltransferase, whose translation MNLPNWITFSRLLGIPFLLYGLYNPTNEAKWICLTIFLIAALTDWLDGYLARKLNQITDLGKFLDPLVDKLLVLAPLLVLVELGKIPAWGVFVILARELAIAGWRVNQTTITGANIWGKLKTVSQIIAISLLIAPLSPVWQLPSLIAFWVSVTLTVVSGIIYFIPPKI comes from the coding sequence ATGAATTTGCCCAACTGGATTACTTTTTCTCGACTTTTGGGAATACCATTTTTGCTTTATGGTTTATACAATCCCACTAATGAAGCTAAATGGATATGTTTAACGATATTTTTAATTGCAGCTTTGACTGATTGGTTAGATGGTTATTTAGCCAGAAAACTTAACCAAATTACTGATTTAGGTAAGTTTCTTGATCCTTTAGTAGATAAATTATTGGTACTTGCACCGTTATTGGTTTTGGTGGAATTAGGAAAGATACCAGCTTGGGGAGTATTTGTGATTTTAGCACGGGAATTAGCGATCGCAGGTTGGCGAGTTAATCAAACCACCATCACCGGTGCAAATATTTGGGGTAAACTCAAAACAGTCAGTCAAATCATAGCCATATCACTACTAATTGCACCCCTATCACCAGTTTGGCAACTGCCCTCATTAATTGCCTTTTGGGTGTCTGTGACTTTGACTGTAGTATCTGGTATAATTTATTTTATACCACCTAAAATTTAA
- a CDS encoding Ycf66 family protein, with translation MLAYVLALVVGLGSLAIYMAAFFFPEIHRKNDFVWSGVGLFYALVLWIFTPRITGGLLLGHVASVALLVWFGWQTLSLRRQLTPEVQQTPIPSPELVKMSIQEQVSNFSVREKLGQLPALIGGVFSGVKGKLQQTVSKKPPAPIDKPTVEIIDKITPVPEQASATETSPAEAVTVPAPEQSVESIPTIDTEAPAAKVSEEVTPENVPEATPPNPPTPELVAEAQPETGEQQPIPVEEVAPDAVLAPPAEAPPEKLPPNPETGS, from the coding sequence ATGCTGGCATATGTCCTAGCGTTAGTCGTCGGACTTGGGAGTTTAGCCATCTACATGGCAGCTTTCTTCTTCCCTGAAATCCACCGTAAGAATGATTTTGTCTGGAGTGGTGTGGGGCTATTTTACGCTTTGGTATTATGGATTTTTACACCGCGTATTACTGGCGGTCTTTTACTCGGTCATGTAGCCAGTGTAGCTCTGTTGGTTTGGTTTGGCTGGCAAACTCTCTCATTACGGCGACAACTCACACCAGAGGTACAACAAACGCCAATACCCAGTCCTGAACTAGTGAAGATGAGTATACAAGAACAGGTATCTAATTTTTCTGTGCGGGAAAAGCTGGGACAATTACCAGCCTTAATTGGCGGTGTTTTCAGTGGTGTCAAAGGTAAGCTACAGCAAACTGTGAGCAAAAAACCACCTGCACCCATAGATAAACCTACAGTGGAAATTATTGATAAAATAACTCCTGTTCCAGAACAAGCAAGTGCAACAGAAACATCACCTGCTGAAGCGGTAACTGTTCCCGCACCAGAACAATCTGTTGAGTCTATCCCCACGATTGACACGGAAGCACCAGCAGCAAAGGTGAGTGAGGAAGTTACACCTGAAAATGTACCAGAAGCAACACCCCCAAATCCTCCTACTCCTGAATTAGTCGCAGAAGCACAACCAGAAACTGGGGAACAACAACCAATTCCTGTTGAGGAAGTTGCCCCAGATGCGGTACTTGCGCCTCCAGCAGAAGCACCACCGGAAAAATTACCGCCAAATCCAGAAACTGGGAGTTAG
- a CDS encoding AAA family ATPase — protein sequence MYIRKIEIKNLWGNDFLWTLNEDVNVLIGKNGSGKSTILRMLYEAVLPVEDSKLDFRLFDPIDEIIIELEDDIVVRVNSESRSITANKEITNYQPNINFINTFDVVEKKLKQNTTLLDYQLDKLKQEFVTYQRDLSNQVEEIFKIDDKATRRNQLDKIESIYETKNTFIKILTQLFSDTEKKFNEKKFHFLKEGIQTPILPKNLSSGEKQMLIILLTTLLQDGKGYILLMDEPEISLHIDWQRSLISNIRQINPNCQIIITTHSPTVWYQGWIEEVTQIEDIQSTSDLVTESTILKEKTDQLGERVQEIKNIFGSFSGDTSRKLYQFNRKINEYTLFTKDECLQLLDFLKENTIDPDVITFTTLISKLNNYKDAKDIFDLMTAETCSESSHVKPNNITLNTLIKKVSGVEEGIEFIHNINHNINENLELLPDIITFSTLLGKARNMDEIRSLEEARTYYGIKANDIYLNKLAFKGFQGGR from the coding sequence ATGTATATAAGAAAAATTGAAATTAAAAATTTGTGGGGAAATGATTTCTTATGGACGCTCAATGAAGACGTAAATGTTTTAATTGGTAAAAATGGTTCAGGGAAATCAACGATACTACGAATGCTTTACGAAGCAGTATTGCCTGTTGAAGATAGCAAATTGGATTTTAGGTTATTTGATCCCATTGATGAAATAATTATCGAGTTAGAAGATGATATTGTCGTCAGAGTTAATAGTGAAAGTAGAAGTATAACAGCAAACAAAGAAATTACTAATTATCAACCGAATATAAACTTTATTAATACTTTTGATGTTGTTGAAAAGAAGTTAAAACAAAATACTACATTGCTTGACTACCAACTGGATAAGTTAAAACAAGAATTCGTTACTTATCAAAGAGATTTATCTAATCAAGTAGAAGAAATATTTAAAATAGATGATAAAGCAACAAGAAGAAATCAATTAGATAAAATTGAATCTATCTATGAAACTAAAAATACATTTATTAAGATATTAACTCAACTATTTAGTGATACAGAAAAAAAATTTAATGAAAAGAAATTTCACTTTTTAAAAGAAGGTATTCAAACACCAATATTACCAAAGAATCTGTCATCTGGAGAAAAACAGATGTTGATTATCTTATTAACAACCTTACTTCAAGACGGGAAAGGTTATATATTATTAATGGACGAGCCGGAAATATCGCTGCATATTGATTGGCAAAGGAGTTTAATCTCAAACATAAGGCAGATAAATCCAAATTGCCAAATTATCATCACAACTCATTCACCAACTGTTTGGTATCAAGGCTGGATTGAAGAAGTCACACAAATAGAAGATATTCAGTCAACTTCAGATTTAGTAACAGAAAGTACCATTTTAAAAGAAAAAACTGATCAATTAGGAGAGCGTGTACAAGAAATAAAAAATATTTTTGGCAGCTTTTCAGGGGACACGTCACGTAAACTTTATCAATTTAATCGCAAAATTAATGAATATACTTTATTTACAAAAGATGAATGCCTTCAATTGTTGGATTTCCTGAAAGAAAATACGATTGATCCTGATGTCATAACATTTACTACTCTTATTTCCAAGCTCAATAATTATAAAGATGCAAAAGATATTTTTGATTTAATGACAGCAGAAACCTGTAGTGAATCATCTCATGTCAAGCCTAATAATATAACTCTTAATACTTTGATTAAAAAAGTCAGTGGGGTTGAAGAAGGCATTGAATTTATTCACAATATAAATCACAACATCAATGAAAACCTGGAATTGCTTCCTGACATTATAACTTTCAGCACTTTGCTTGGGAAAGCAAGAAATATGGATGAAATTAGATCACTTGAAGAAGCACGAACCTATTATGGAATTAAAGCGAATGATATATATTTAAATAAATTGGCTTTTAAGGGGTTTCAGGGAGGACGGTAA